A single Panthera tigris isolate Pti1 chromosome A3, P.tigris_Pti1_mat1.1, whole genome shotgun sequence DNA region contains:
- the ZC3H8 gene encoding zinc finger CCCH domain-containing protein 8 isoform X3 has translation MDFENLFSKPPNPALGKNPTTDSDERHLGNSTASPKKLLHRKSRSKDYDVYSDNDTCSQESEDTFAKELQQYIQAKEMANAAQSLPFPEELKKEGVKDTQKVVKQKNKNLKAVQKNGKQKKMKRKWPGAGHKGSNASLRNSGSQEQDGKPKEKQQHVRMSQGFINQHTVERKGKQVCKYFLERKCIKGDQCKFDHDAEIEKKKEMCKFYVQGYCTRGENCLYLHNEYPCKFYHTGTKCYQGDYCKFSHAPLTPETQELLAKVLDTEKKSS, from the exons GCACTTGGGGAACTCTACAGCATCACCGAAGAAATTGCTACATAGAAAATCAAGAAGTAAGGACTATGATGTATATAGTGATAATGATACCTGCAGTCAGGAATCAGAAGATACTTTTGCTAAAGAGCTTCAGCAGTATATACAAGCTAAAGAAATGGCAAATGCTGCTCAATCCTTACCATTTCCTGAAGAATTGAAGAAAGAGGGAGTGAAGGACACCCAGAAAG ttgttaaacaaaaaaataaaaaccttaaagcTGTACAGAAAAAtggtaaacagaagaaaatgaagcgAAAATGGCCTGGCGCCGGACACAAAGGATCCAACGCTTCACTGAGGAACAGTGGCTCACAGGAACAG gatGGTAAACCgaaagagaagcagcagcatgTGAGAATGAGTCAGGGATTCATCAACCAACATACAGTGGAACGCAAGGGGAAAcaagtttgtaaatattttcttgaaaggAAATGTATTAAG GGAGACCAGTGTAAATTTGATCATGATGCAgagatagagaagaaaaaggaaatgtgcaAGTTTTATGTACAAGGATATTGTACCAGAGGTGAAAATTGTCTGTATTTGCATA ATGAATATCCTTGCAAGTTTTACCATACAGGAACAAAATGTTATCAGGGTGACTATTGCAAGTtttcacatgctccactgactccTGAAACACAAGAATTGTTGGCCAAA gTTTTGGATACTGAGAAGAAGTCATCATGA